Proteins encoded within one genomic window of Paramisgurnus dabryanus chromosome 13, PD_genome_1.1, whole genome shotgun sequence:
- the usf2l gene encoding upstream stimulatory factor 2 isoform X2, translated as MDMLEHNSHTLYSHKNQEKKVVHISEVDTANKATAGGVAAVNGVPQPSAFLDGNFPYQFQTENTGGQVTYRVIQVADGLGRGASVNVVSSSNLTRPQQAVTQTVIQNPFHNEGRHTEEEALCAYFPEASVSEGTATAMSVQAAGQFYVMMTPSDILHSASQRTIAPHAHAYTVDEQHTQRHEALNWKMDSLRSPRDERRRAQHNEVERRRRDKINNWIVALSKIIPDCSVESTKTSASKGGILSKACDYIGELQGRNQRLQERLRGLRGVQMDHDLLRQQLDDLKSENVLLRSQLEQHGIEGIPDIPTQ; from the exons ATGGACATGCTGGAGCACAACTCGCACACTTTATACAG TCACAAAAATCAAGAAAAGAAGGTTGTACATATATCTGAAG TTGATACAGCAAATAAAGCCACAGCAGGTGGGGTCGCAGCAGTCAATGGTGTTCCCCAGCCTTCAGCTTTCCTTGATGGCAATTTTCCCTACCAGTTTCAGACAGAAAATACAGGTGGACAG GTGACCTATCGAGTGATTCAGGTAGCAGACGGTCTAGGTAGAGGAGCGTCAGTTAATGTTGTGTCATCATCCAACCTCACCAGACCCCAGCAGGCTGTTACACAG ACAGTAATTCAAAACCCTTTTCATAATGAAGGCAGACATACTGAAGAAGAGGcactatgtgcatattttccCGAAGCCTCTGTGAGCGAGGGAACGGCCACAGCGATGTCTGTGCAGGCTGCAG GTCAGTTTTACGTGATGATGACTCCCTCAGATATTCTGCATTCTGCATCACAGAGGACTATAGCTCCACACGCTCATGCGTATACTGT TGATGAACAACACACACAGCGGCACGAAGCTTTAAACTG GAAAATGGACAGTCTGCGCAGCCCTAGAGATGAAAGGAGAAGAGCACAACATAATGAAG TGGAGAGACGACGAAGAGACAAAATCAACAACTGGATTGTGGCGCTTTCCAAAATCATCCCAGACTGCAGCGTGGAGAGCACCAAAACCAGCGCG AGCAAAGGTGGGATCTTGTCCAAGGCGTGTGATTACATCGGCGAGCTTCAGGGACGTAACCAGCGTCTTCAGGAGAGATTGAGAGGACTTCGAGGGGTACAGATGGACCATGATCTGCTCAGACAGCAG TTGGATGACCTGAAGAGTGAGAATGTTCTTCTGCGATCTCAGCTGGAGCAACACGGCATTGAGGGGATTCCTGACATTCCTACCCAATGA
- the usf2l gene encoding upstream stimulatory factor 2 isoform X1, translating into MDMLEHNSHTLYSHKNQEKKVVHISEVDTANKATAGGVAAVNGVPQPSAFLDGNFPYQFQTENTGGQVTYRVIQVADGLGRGASVNVVSSSNLTRPQQAVTQTVIQNPFHNEGRHTEEEALCAYFPEASVSEGTATAMSVQAAGDPSLSQTPGQFYVMMTPSDILHSASQRTIAPHAHAYTVDEQHTQRHEALNWKMDSLRSPRDERRRAQHNEVERRRRDKINNWIVALSKIIPDCSVESTKTSASKGGILSKACDYIGELQGRNQRLQERLRGLRGVQMDHDLLRQQLDDLKSENVLLRSQLEQHGIEGIPDIPTQ; encoded by the exons ATGGACATGCTGGAGCACAACTCGCACACTTTATACAG TCACAAAAATCAAGAAAAGAAGGTTGTACATATATCTGAAG TTGATACAGCAAATAAAGCCACAGCAGGTGGGGTCGCAGCAGTCAATGGTGTTCCCCAGCCTTCAGCTTTCCTTGATGGCAATTTTCCCTACCAGTTTCAGACAGAAAATACAGGTGGACAG GTGACCTATCGAGTGATTCAGGTAGCAGACGGTCTAGGTAGAGGAGCGTCAGTTAATGTTGTGTCATCATCCAACCTCACCAGACCCCAGCAGGCTGTTACACAG ACAGTAATTCAAAACCCTTTTCATAATGAAGGCAGACATACTGAAGAAGAGGcactatgtgcatattttccCGAAGCCTCTGTGAGCGAGGGAACGGCCACAGCGATGTCTGTGCAGGCTGCAGGTGACCCCTCCCTCTCACAAACCCCAG GTCAGTTTTACGTGATGATGACTCCCTCAGATATTCTGCATTCTGCATCACAGAGGACTATAGCTCCACACGCTCATGCGTATACTGT TGATGAACAACACACACAGCGGCACGAAGCTTTAAACTG GAAAATGGACAGTCTGCGCAGCCCTAGAGATGAAAGGAGAAGAGCACAACATAATGAAG TGGAGAGACGACGAAGAGACAAAATCAACAACTGGATTGTGGCGCTTTCCAAAATCATCCCAGACTGCAGCGTGGAGAGCACCAAAACCAGCGCG AGCAAAGGTGGGATCTTGTCCAAGGCGTGTGATTACATCGGCGAGCTTCAGGGACGTAACCAGCGTCTTCAGGAGAGATTGAGAGGACTTCGAGGGGTACAGATGGACCATGATCTGCTCAGACAGCAG TTGGATGACCTGAAGAGTGAGAATGTTCTTCTGCGATCTCAGCTGGAGCAACACGGCATTGAGGGGATTCCTGACATTCCTACCCAATGA
- the etfb gene encoding electron transfer flavoprotein subunit beta gives MSTRVLVGVKRVIDYAVKIRVKPDHTGVVTDGVKHSMNPFCEIAVEEAVKLKEKKLVKEVVAVSCGPQQVQETIRTALAMGADRGIHVEVSGKDYESLGPLQVSKILAALAKKEEANLIILGKQAIDDDCNQTGQMTASLLDWPQGTFASEVTIDGENIKVVREIDGGLETIKIKMPAVITADLRLNTPRYATLPNIMKAKKKKIANVKPGDLGVDVSSRLEVLKVEEPAQRLAGVKVETVDDLVSKLREAGRI, from the exons ATGAGCACACGAGTTCTGGTCGGAGTTAAACGGGTCATTGACTATGCTGTCAAG ATCCGAGTCAAGCCAGACCACACTGGAGTCGTCACGGATGGCGTCAAGCATTCCATGAATCCCTTCTGTGAGATTGCAGTGGAAGAGGCGGTCAAACTCAAGGAGAAGAAGCTTGTCAAGGAAGTTGTGGCTGTCAGCTGTGGCCCTCAGCAAGTTCAG GAGACGATCCGGACCGCTCTGGCCATGGGGGCTGACCGTGGCATACACGTGGAAGTTTCTGGAAAAGACTACGAATCGCTCGGTCCTCTGCAGGTCTCCAAGATTCTGGCTGCACTTGCTAAGAAAGAGGAGGCCAATTTAATTATACTGGGTAAACAG GCTATAGATGATGATTGCAATCAAACCGGTCAGATGACAGCATCACTGTTGGACTGGCCCCAG ggaaCATTTGCATCTGAGGTGACCATAGATGGAGAGAATATTAAAGTGGTGAGAGAAATTGATGGTGGACTGGAGACCATCAAGATTAAAATGCCGGCTGTGATAACCGCTGACCTCCGTCTCAACACACCCAGATACGCCACACTGCCCAATATCATG AAAGCTAAAAAGAAAAAGATTGCAAACGTGAAGCCTGGAGACCTGGGAGTGGATGTGAGCTCACGGTTGGAGGTGCTAAAGGTTGAGGAACCTGCACAGAGACTAGCTGGAGTCAAAGTGGAAACTGTGGATGATCTGGTTAGCAAACTGAGAGAGGCGGGAAGAATATAA